AGCATTCTTCTTTAATAATAATCTGCCGTAAATATCATACACCTCTATTTCATTTTTGCCTTCAGGCATTCCGCTAACATACAATGTGCTGTTGGCGGGGTTGGGAAATATCCTCACCCCACCCCTCTCCAAAGGAGAGGGAGCTATGCCTGTAAGTGTATCACACACACTACCCGCTACCGCCTCCAACTCATAATCAGGATTATTAGGTAAACCAAGATATGTTCTTTTGCCTCCGAGATAAAAACTGTACGGCTGAAAATCACATGCTGCGCCTAAGCTATCAGGTTGGTTAATTACTGATAAGTTCATATTGTACATGTTGTAAACACTATCCCTGTAAGGATAATAATTAGAGGCATTATAATACACATTACTCAAATAGATTTTGTTATCAGGAGCCAACTTTAATCCTCCTATTGCATAAGGAAATAAATTAAATGACCATAGAGTATCTTTGCTTCCGGGAATATTGGGTGCGTTTAAATCGTATTGAAATAAATATGAAGTAGTTTGATTGGTGGTAACATATAACTTACTTTCATCAGGAGAAAACTCACAACTCCAAATAAATGGATAAGGAGGGTTACCTAAATCAGGTTCTATAGTAACGGGATTATTTAACAATCCTGTGCAACGATCAAAATCATAAACTTCAATCAAACCCAACCAATTGGTAAATACCAATTTTTCGCCATCAGGCGAAAAATTGGTATGCGCTCCTCCTGTTCTGTTTTGCGAACCAACGGACTGAACGGATAAATTCTGAATTCCGTTAGGAGTTATTAAATAGCTGTACCAATCGTTATTTGAACTAAATGTGAGTGCATCTGATTTTCTGAATATTAGCCACCAATCTCTTCCGTTACCATGTTTAACGGCATTTAAGCAATCCACTTGTTCAAAGCTTTGCAGTTGTATATTCTTAGCAGTAACTGCTCCTAATCCACCATTCTGTTTCATATCTATGATGCTGTAAACAAGTCCGTTATTACCAGTGACATTTATTGAAAAAAGATAATATACACTGTCGTTGGCAGGATTAGGAACAATTACCAATTCCTGATACCAACCTTCTCCAACAATAGAATCTCCATCTTGCATTACTGATCCTGTTGAATTAAAAACAAAGGTTGAATTATCAATACTTATGGCATACTTGTACATTGTTGCTGCATAAAAAAGTAAATTCCCGTTATTGTCTGAAATGCTGACACAGCTTCCCCGACTATCCATTCCTGATTGAAAAGTAACAGGTAATCCCGAACCAAAATCTATTCCCGCACTATCGCCAAAGCACCATACGCTATTTCTATTTTGCGCATAAGAAAAAAAATGGCAGCAACAAAATGTTGCTGCCATTAGTAAGCATTTTAAATTAAGTGATTTCAAATTATTTAATTACAATAAATCTCGTTCTAAAATACTCATCTGTCTCATTTCGTATCCTCAGATTATAAATACCTTCTGCCAGCGAAGATACGTCAATTACGCCACTGCTGCTGTTATTTTGCTTTGTAAATAATAACCTGCCATAAAGGTCGTAAACCTGCATTTCATTTTTACCATCACTCATTCCTGTTACCAACAGCAAGCTGTTGGCTGGGTTAGGTTGTATGCGTACCTTATCAGCCGGCAGTGTTTTTTCAGGCAATTCATTCTGAGTATGACTGCCACCCTGCCGCAATGCGGGCAATTCAGGAGAGTAATATTCCTTACCGAGCAAGGCTGCCGCACTGTAAACGCTCTTGCCCGCTATGAGCCAGTGCTGCGCCAGCAGGCTTTCCAACGCTGTGGTGTCTGTTGCATCAAGCGTATCACCTGCTGCCAGCTTGCCGATAATAAGGCTGTTGATGAGCTTATAGTTGGCTTCCATATCATTGCTTTCGGTAATGCTGCTGTTAATGGTTGCAGCAGCAGCAATGTCATCGGCTTTAATAGCCTGCTTTACGGAGTCAAACTTGCCTATGTTGGCATTGAGCATGACATTGTAAAATGCGCGGAATGATGAGTCAGCCGCGCTGCCTGTGGTGAGCAGTGTGGTGTCAGCGCTGAGCCGTTTGAACAGGGTTTCTTTAGCAAGGTATTTAGCCTCATCTGCATAACTATCGTACACAGCAGAATCACCCACTACGGGACCAAATTCTTTATCTCTGTCAATATCGACATTGGTAAATAACGCGGTTGCACAATCAGTATTTGAACTTGCTTCATTATCATCCGCTAAAATAACATTCCCATTATAAGGATCAGGAGTAAATAAATTATTTACGTCTGTTTCATCTCCTTGAAAATACCATTTAAAAGGTGATGCTACCTGCAAGTATCCATCCACTTTCATTAAAGCATTGTTTGAAGTAATCCATTGATTATCCCATGCGTTATTTGCAGTTCCCTGAGGTGAAAATTGTGCGTTTTCATACCAAATACCTTTGTTATAATCAGTCATCACATTATTTTTCAGCCGCGTGGTTTGGCAATCGCCCTCAAAGCGCAGGGCATAGCCGAGGCGTGTAATGCCGTTGCCGCATATATTCAGGTTTTGAGAATTGTCGGCAGCAATGCCGCGTATTTTATCAGCATTATAAGCAACAACGCTGTTGTTATAAATGTCGTTCGCTTTAATAACAGCATCGTTGCAGTCCTGTATAAATATGCCTGAATACATTTGGCTTGTTTCTAATCCGTCATCAGCCTCCATAGCAATGGTGTTGGGCAAAAGGCTGCTGCCGTCCGTTCCAACGCTTATGCCCGGTGTGTTGTTGGCATATATTCCTATTCGCGCTCCGGTTATGGAGTTGTCTGTAATAGTTACTGCGCTGTTTGCGCCCTGCTCATATAATACCCTTATGCCATAATCGCCAGTTGCATAAATGTTATTATGGTCAACGGAAACGGCATTGCCTGTGGTGGCTGTGCTGTTTATATAAACGGCAGAAGTAGGAACAGTTAAATCGGCAGGTGTTTTTACATGCAAATCGTTACCGGTAATCTGAATAGTGTTGCTGCCGCATTTTTCAACCAAAATGTTGTTTTTGCTGTTGCTCATGGCATTCTGGTTGCATTTAACAAAGCTGCCTGCAAGCTTTCCGTTGCAGTTAAACATCCTGTACCCTGCTTCGGCACAGTTGTTTATTGTGTTTTGTTCCATCCTCAACTGCTCAGTTACATTGCCAATGCCATACCTCATGTTTTCAAATGTGTTGTGCAAAATAATTTTATCATCATTGGCATTGGCGGCTTCGCCCAATATTAAAGCTCCGTAGCCGGTGGGCGAGGTTATAAGCGGATAAGCCAGTAACCGCGCCTGTGACACATCGGGTACACGCCCCGGTGCATCTTTAAAATAATTGTACCGGATGTTATAGTCAACGGGGTTTACTAATCTTATACCATAGTCCATGTCAGAAAAAACATTTTGCTCATTTGCTGCGCCAATGGTTAAATCGGATGGCGCGAGGAGCAGAATATGGTTAAACGATTTGTCGCCATATTCATAAACCGCTCTTCCGCTGCACCTGAAAATGCAATTATGTATTTGCATATTGCTGTAATCCGTTACGCCCGCCCCTAATTCAACTATGCCGTAAAAATTATGGTCGAATAAGGTATTGGATAAATTAATATTTGTAATGGATGAGGAATTGCCGTTAATTGCAATAGCTGCTTCGGCATCTTCCATATCGGAATTGGTTATTTCCAGCTCGGAAGTGCCGTCAGCAAGCACAATGCCTTTCCATAACACATTACAACCGAAAAAACGGCTGTCTTGTACATCTAGCTTTTTGCCTGCATCAACATATATTCCCACTCCCTGGCTGCAAATTACTGTTTTGTTGTTAAATAAATTAAAATCGGCATCTACCGTAAAATCATCCGTAAGATATACCACATCAGGAGTTATAACGCTGATTGCGCTTGCAATGTTATTTCCACTATTAATAGTAAATGTGCTGCTGACGCACAATGTTGAAGATAATGTGCCGCACACATCGGGCTGCGGCTGCAAAGCAAGGTTTTTGTCTTCGGCAATAACTATTTGGTCAACTAACACGTTTCCGTTAATGCTGTTAATGGATAATGTATATTCCTGATTATCGAGTTGGCTCAATAAAATAGGAGATAAACTGTTTGGCAAAAACCGATACCAATTCCAGTCACTGCTGCTAATACAGCTTAACGTACAAACGGGAGTACCGTCCAATTTAATTTCAAGCTGGCTGCCTGAACCGGCATCTTTGGCTTTTATCCAAACATAATAATCGGTATCATCAACTCTGGGGTGAAATTTATATTCAACAGGGGCACTTCCTGCTGC
This portion of the Bacteroidia bacterium genome encodes:
- a CDS encoding T9SS type A sorting domain-containing protein, translating into MPPGITNSWIREQNATSFTNFGTVTVSDEDFYLYKSSMFYNFEGNNSGTHFWNYSPAFGTGTGNIFSNKRDVYATDGLLQNDYLQTILNGISAKVKVISENNEVSHKAIYNLRNTLSSTPLSSAYITFLSGNADTPLKWEEFMATKGKELDNDYRDNFMNISKLVSDGTIFLNYAVDGHWKLVTNNGINYDQARYRYNELRETQSVVQYGSTPVNVRLATPDFYPRRPEDWLRESRSADHGFLWLTRSKKEELNNGDYINAPFVAPGWAHNEEDNLRPGQWLGLLKAVSVLGSDFFHVFALPDVVEPKGYVWQAATPAYAHAIADRFADLIIDGHLLEGDRLQEPGNSAAPDMMYAFKSSSPDVLVLSRKDNAIEKYVITGTVQPYSNVKGNAPLEKAAKIHLADNAGGSTSTYDLQFNVRRQGSTYIFDASVNPPVFYQLDAWHEYKHPDRWSKDFWFEAEVWDNVSAPANVTRVTSVPGGTSSGDYRNFTTYISFAAGSAPVEYKFHPRVDDTDYYVWIKAKDAGSGSQLEIKLDGTPVCTLSCISSSDWNWYRFLPNSLSPILLSQLDNQEYTLSINSINGNVLVDQIVIAEDKNLALQPQPDVCGTLSSTLCVSSTFTINSGNNIASAISVITPDVVYLTDDFTVDADFNLFNNKTVICSQGVGIYVDAGKKLDVQDSRFFGCNVLWKGIVLADGTSELEITNSDMEDAEAAIAINGNSSSITNINLSNTLFDHNFYGIVELGAGVTDYSNMQIHNCIFRCSGRAVYEYGDKSFNHILLLAPSDLTIGAANEQNVFSDMDYGIRLVNPVDYNIRYNYFKDAPGRVPDVSQARLLAYPLITSPTGYGALILGEAANANDDKIILHNTFENMRYGIGNVTEQLRMEQNTINNCAEAGYRMFNCNGKLAGSFVKCNQNAMSNSKNNILVEKCGSNTIQITGNDLHVKTPADLTVPTSAVYINSTATTGNAVSVDHNNIYATGDYGIRVLYEQGANSAVTITDNSITGARIGIYANNTPGISVGTDGSSLLPNTIAMEADDGLETSQMYSGIFIQDCNDAVIKANDIYNNSVVAYNADKIRGIAADNSQNLNICGNGITRLGYALRFEGDCQTTRLKNNVMTDYNKGIWYENAQFSPQGTANNAWDNQWITSNNALMKVDGYLQVASPFKWYFQGDETDVNNLFTPDPYNGNVILADDNEASSNTDCATALFTNVDIDRDKEFGPVVGDSAVYDSYADEAKYLAKETLFKRLSADTTLLTTGSAADSSFRAFYNVMLNANIGKFDSVKQAIKADDIAAAATINSSITESNDMEANYKLINSLIIGKLAAGDTLDATDTTALESLLAQHWLIAGKSVYSAAALLGKEYYSPELPALRQGGSHTQNELPEKTLPADKVRIQPNPANSLLLVTGMSDGKNEMQVYDLYGRLLFTKQNNSSSGVIDVSSLAEGIYNLRIRNETDEYFRTRFIVIK
- a CDS encoding T9SS type A sorting domain-containing protein; translated protein: MAATFCCCHFFSYAQNRNSVWCFGDSAGIDFGSGLPVTFQSGMDSRGSCVSISDNNGNLLFYAATMYKYAISIDNSTFVFNSTGSVMQDGDSIVGEGWYQELVIVPNPANDSVYYLFSINVTGNNGLVYSIIDMKQNGGLGAVTAKNIQLQSFEQVDCLNAVKHGNGRDWWLIFRKSDALTFSSNNDWYSYLITPNGIQNLSVQSVGSQNRTGGAHTNFSPDGEKLVFTNWLGLIEVYDFDRCTGLLNNPVTIEPDLGNPPYPFIWSCEFSPDESKLYVTTNQTTSYLFQYDLNAPNIPGSKDTLWSFNLFPYAIGGLKLAPDNKIYLSNVYYNASNYYPYRDSVYNMYNMNLSVINQPDSLGAACDFQPYSFYLGGKRTYLGLPNNPDYELEAVAGSVCDTLTGIAPSPLERGGVRIFPNPANSTLYVSGMPEGKNEIEVYDIYGRLLLKKNASAAGSIDVSSLSDGVYNLRIKNEAGEYFKKRFVVIK